Proteins from a single region of Drosophila biarmipes strain raj3 chromosome 3R, RU_DBia_V1.1, whole genome shotgun sequence:
- the LOC108025271 gene encoding single-minded homolog 2 isoform X3 encodes MSQLGTVYATKRRRRNGKSLKPPPKDGVTKSNPSKRHRERLNAELDLLASLLPFEQNILSKLDRLSILRLSVSYLRTKSYFQVVMHKDKEENGVLPHIHAHDGYRTRELGAFEHGLLDGDMFLQALNGFLMILTCEGEVFFATHSIESYLGFHQSDIVHQSVYELVHSEDREELQRQLLWNSFLPADMSSMQLAETLAPDKALYLERSFTVRFRCLLDNTSGFLRLDIRGRIKVLHGQNRKTEEPPLALFAYCTPFGPPSLLEIPHKENMFKSKHKLDFSLVSMDQRGKHILGYADAELVNMGGYDLVHYDDLAYVASAHQELLKTGASGMIAYRYQKKDGEWQWLQTSSRLVYKNSKPDFVICTHRQLMDEEGHDLLGKRTMDFKVSYLDTGLASTYFSEADQLVVPPSASPTAHALPPPVTPTRPNRRYKTQLRDFLSTCRSKRKLQQQQNQQQTQQTSPLGGQVGSPAPAVAVEYLPDPAAAVAAAYSNLNPMYTTSPYASAADNLYMGSSMPANAFYPVSENLFHQYRLQGAVGGYYTDYPHSGAPASAYVANGFLSYDGYAIASKADEKWQETGKYYSGYSSGYGSPTSTPQQIPLKTPKSSPQVMEVISCSSDGPSPVGGATPNGVGQSVTPKVELAATTAAAAAAGQDPYERQTVLMWGTTHSSGVPLNSLQGGRSGTGNPGSPQRTTPLTNGLGYAAANNNNNEHEPATAAKWNGTKELPGKSASASTPESYQMQHDDSGLYSASSHTTSPQQQQQQLQQSQRGGVVSNVSAPSSSLTSTGTDQQAVHPPSCHQQQQQQQQQQQQQHHHAHPHPHSHHHHHHHHHHETAHQHGSEVWTPASYTQYSQYFTYHHPHPHSHHPAAGGGGHVPAQSHHLHHGHR; translated from the exons CCTGAAGCCGCCGCCCAAGGATGGCGTCACAAAGAGCAATCCATCAAAGCGGCATCGGGAGCGCCTCAACGCCGAGCTGGACCTCCTGGCCTCGCTGCTGCCCTTCGAGCAGAACATCTTGAGCAAACTGGATCGACTGAGCATTCTAAGGCTGTCCGTTAGTTATTTAAGAACCAAAAGTTATTTTCAAG TTGTTATGCATAAGGATAAGGAGGAGAACGGAGTCCTGCCCCACATACACGCACACGACGGCTACAGGACGCGGGAGCTGGGAGCCTTCGAGCACGGCCTGTTGGATGGTGATATGTTCCTCCAG GCCCTAAATGGATTTCTAATGATACTGACATGCGAAGGCGAAGTCTTCTTTGCCACGCACAGCATCGAGAGCTATTTGGGTTTTCATCAG TCGGACATTGTCCACCAGTCGGTGTACGAACTGGTGCACTCGGAGGACCGCGAGGAGCTGCAGCGCCAGCTGCTGTGGAACAGCTTCCTGCCCGCCGACATGTCCAGCATGCAGCTGGCGGAGACCCTGGCGCCGGACAAGGCGCTCTACCTGGAGCGCAGCTTCACCGTCCGCTTCCGCTGCCTGCTGGACAACACGAGCGGCTTCCTGCGCCTGGACATCCGCGGCAGGATCAAGGTCCTGCACGGCCAGAACCGCAAGACGGAGGAGCCCCCACTGGCGCTCTTCGCCTACTGCACACCCTTCGGACCGCCCAGCCTGTTGGAGATCCCGCACAAGGAGAACATGTTCAAGTCCAAGCACAAGCTGGACTTCTCGCTGGTGTCGATGGACCAGCGGGGCAAGCACATCCTGGGCTACGCGGACGCCGAGCTGGTCAACATGGGCGGCTACGATCTGGTGCACTACGATGACCTGGCCTACGTGGCTAGTGCCCATCAGGAGC TTCTGAAGACGGGCGCCTCCGGCATGATCGCCTATCGGTACCAAAAGAAGGACGGCGAATGGCAGTGGCTGCAGACGAGCTCGCGGCTGGTCTACAAGAACTCCAAGCCGGACTTTGTGATCTGCACGCACCGCCAGCTGATGGACGAGGAGGGCCACGATCTGCTCGGCAAGCGCACGATGGACTTCAAGGTCAGCTACCTGGACACGGGACTGGCGTCCACATACTTCTCCGAGGCGGACCAGCTGGTGGTGCCGCCGAGTGCCTCTCCCACGGCCCACGCCCTGCCGCCGCCGGTGACGCCGACGCGACCAAATCGTCGCTACAAGACGCAGTTGCGCGACTTCCTGTCCACCTGCCGCAGTAAACGcaagttgcagcagcagcagaatcaGCAGCAGACTCAGCAAACCTCGCCCCTGGGTGGCCAGGTGGGATCCCCTGCTCCAGCCGTGGCCGTGGAGTACTTGCCCGATCCGGCGGCTGCGGTGGCCGCCGCCTACTCCAACCTGAATCCCATGTACACGACCTCGCCGTACGCCAGTGCAGCCGACAATCTCTACATGGGCAGCTCTATGCCGGCCAACGCCTTCTACCCGGTCAGCGAGAACCTCTTCCATCAGTACCGGCTGCAGGGCGCCGTCGGTGGCTACTACACAGACTACCCGCACTCCGGAGCCCCTGCCTCGGCTTACGTGGCGAACGGTTTCCTCTCCTACGACGGCTACGCCATCGCCTCCAAGGCGGATGAGAAGTGGCAGGAAACCGGGAAGTACTACAGTGGCTACAGCAGCGGCTATGGCAGTCCAACATCCACGCCACAG CAAATTCCCCTCAAGACGCCCAAGTCTTCACCGCAGGTAATGGAGGTGATATCCTGCTCCTCGGACGGACCCTCGCCAGTGGGTGGTGCCACGCCCAACGGAGTAGGCCAAAGTGTCACGCCCAAAGTGGAGTTGGCCGCCAcaacagctgctgctgctgcagctggacAGGATCCCTACGAGCGACAGACGGTGCTGATGTGGGGCACCACGCACTCGAGTGGGGTTCCCCTCAACAGTCTGCAGGGCGGACGAAGTGGAACTGGAAATCCAGGCTCCCCGCAGCGAACCACTCCGCTGACCAATGGTCTGGGCTACGCCGCTGcgaacaataacaacaacgaGCACGAGCCTGCAACGGCGGCCAAGTGGAACGGGACAAAGGAGCTGCCGGGCAAGTCGGCCAGTGCCAGTACGCCGGAGAGCTACCAAATGCAGCACGATGACTCCGGCCTGTACTCCGCCTCCTCGCACACCACCTcgccccagcagcagcaacagcagttgCAGCAATCGCAACGCGGAGGAGTTGTTTCCAATGTTAGCGCTCCCAGCAGCTCCCTCACCAGCACGGGCACAGATCAGCAGGCGGTGCACCCACCCAGTtgccaccagcaacagcaacagcagcaacaacaacagcagcagcaacatcatcacGCCCACCCACACCCGCACTCGCATCATCACCACcatcatcaccatcaccaCGAGACGGCGCATCAGCATGGCAGCGAGGTATGGACGCCCGCCTCCTACACGCAGTACTCGCAGTACTTCACGTACCACCATCCGCATCCGCACTCGCACCATCCGGCGGCTGGCGGCGGTGGCCATGTTCCGGCCCAGTCGCATCACCTGCACCACGGCCACCGCTAG
- the LOC108025271 gene encoding single-minded homolog 2 isoform X2, giving the protein MSQLGTVYATKRRRRNGKSLKPPPKDGVTKSNPSKRHRERLNAELDLLASLLPFEQNILSKLDRLSILRLSVSYLRTKSYFQVVMHKDKEENGVLPHIHAHDGYRTRELGAFEHGLLDGDMFLQALNGFLMILTCEGEVFFATHSIESYLGFHQSDIVHQSVYELVHSEDREELQRQLLWNSFLPADMSSMQLAETLAPDKALYLERSFTVRFRCLLDNTSGFLRLDIRGRIKVLHGQNRKTEEPPLALFAYCTPFGPPSLLEIPHKENMFKSKHKLDFSLVSMDQRGKHILGYADAELVNMGGYDLVHYDDLAYVASAHQELLKTGASGMIAYRYQKKDGEWQWLQTSSRLVYKNSKPDFVICTHRQLMDEEGHDLLGKRTMDFKVSYLDTGLASTYFSEADQLVVPPSASPTAHALPPPVTPTRPNRRYKTQLRDFLSTCRSKRKLQQQQNQQQTQQTSPLGGQVGSPAPAVAVEYLPDPAAAVAAAYSNLNPMYTTSPYASAADNLYMGSSMPANAFYPVSENLFHQYRLQGAVGGYYTDYPHSGAPASAYVANGFLSYDGYAIASKADEKWQETGKYYSGYSSGYGSPTSTPQQIPLKTPKSSPQVMEVISCSSDGPSPVGGATPNGVGQSVTPKVELAATTAAAAAAGQDPYERQTVLMWGTTHSSGVPLNSLQGGRSGTGNPGSPQRTTPLTNGLGYAAANNNNNEHEPATAAKWNGTKELPGKSASASTPESYQMQHDDSGLYSASSHTTSPQQQQQQLQQSQRGGVVSNIILTTHQQQQHSQQQQQLSGYPLHQQLVGVGSGSSPPPPPPASLSRSPTALPAVSSLLNGSAAAASDIPYQQLAIVSAPLVICAEEVGVGGRKSAKQQQSLQQLQQQQTLQQQQHAIYQQQHHHTQHHPHPHPHHQLLYPANITAHTALAYAPPTAGGAYADGSPLLSFSEVTNTLLNQ; this is encoded by the exons CCTGAAGCCGCCGCCCAAGGATGGCGTCACAAAGAGCAATCCATCAAAGCGGCATCGGGAGCGCCTCAACGCCGAGCTGGACCTCCTGGCCTCGCTGCTGCCCTTCGAGCAGAACATCTTGAGCAAACTGGATCGACTGAGCATTCTAAGGCTGTCCGTTAGTTATTTAAGAACCAAAAGTTATTTTCAAG TTGTTATGCATAAGGATAAGGAGGAGAACGGAGTCCTGCCCCACATACACGCACACGACGGCTACAGGACGCGGGAGCTGGGAGCCTTCGAGCACGGCCTGTTGGATGGTGATATGTTCCTCCAG GCCCTAAATGGATTTCTAATGATACTGACATGCGAAGGCGAAGTCTTCTTTGCCACGCACAGCATCGAGAGCTATTTGGGTTTTCATCAG TCGGACATTGTCCACCAGTCGGTGTACGAACTGGTGCACTCGGAGGACCGCGAGGAGCTGCAGCGCCAGCTGCTGTGGAACAGCTTCCTGCCCGCCGACATGTCCAGCATGCAGCTGGCGGAGACCCTGGCGCCGGACAAGGCGCTCTACCTGGAGCGCAGCTTCACCGTCCGCTTCCGCTGCCTGCTGGACAACACGAGCGGCTTCCTGCGCCTGGACATCCGCGGCAGGATCAAGGTCCTGCACGGCCAGAACCGCAAGACGGAGGAGCCCCCACTGGCGCTCTTCGCCTACTGCACACCCTTCGGACCGCCCAGCCTGTTGGAGATCCCGCACAAGGAGAACATGTTCAAGTCCAAGCACAAGCTGGACTTCTCGCTGGTGTCGATGGACCAGCGGGGCAAGCACATCCTGGGCTACGCGGACGCCGAGCTGGTCAACATGGGCGGCTACGATCTGGTGCACTACGATGACCTGGCCTACGTGGCTAGTGCCCATCAGGAGC TTCTGAAGACGGGCGCCTCCGGCATGATCGCCTATCGGTACCAAAAGAAGGACGGCGAATGGCAGTGGCTGCAGACGAGCTCGCGGCTGGTCTACAAGAACTCCAAGCCGGACTTTGTGATCTGCACGCACCGCCAGCTGATGGACGAGGAGGGCCACGATCTGCTCGGCAAGCGCACGATGGACTTCAAGGTCAGCTACCTGGACACGGGACTGGCGTCCACATACTTCTCCGAGGCGGACCAGCTGGTGGTGCCGCCGAGTGCCTCTCCCACGGCCCACGCCCTGCCGCCGCCGGTGACGCCGACGCGACCAAATCGTCGCTACAAGACGCAGTTGCGCGACTTCCTGTCCACCTGCCGCAGTAAACGcaagttgcagcagcagcagaatcaGCAGCAGACTCAGCAAACCTCGCCCCTGGGTGGCCAGGTGGGATCCCCTGCTCCAGCCGTGGCCGTGGAGTACTTGCCCGATCCGGCGGCTGCGGTGGCCGCCGCCTACTCCAACCTGAATCCCATGTACACGACCTCGCCGTACGCCAGTGCAGCCGACAATCTCTACATGGGCAGCTCTATGCCGGCCAACGCCTTCTACCCGGTCAGCGAGAACCTCTTCCATCAGTACCGGCTGCAGGGCGCCGTCGGTGGCTACTACACAGACTACCCGCACTCCGGAGCCCCTGCCTCGGCTTACGTGGCGAACGGTTTCCTCTCCTACGACGGCTACGCCATCGCCTCCAAGGCGGATGAGAAGTGGCAGGAAACCGGGAAGTACTACAGTGGCTACAGCAGCGGCTATGGCAGTCCAACATCCACGCCACAG CAAATTCCCCTCAAGACGCCCAAGTCTTCACCGCAGGTAATGGAGGTGATATCCTGCTCCTCGGACGGACCCTCGCCAGTGGGTGGTGCCACGCCCAACGGAGTAGGCCAAAGTGTCACGCCCAAAGTGGAGTTGGCCGCCAcaacagctgctgctgctgcagctggacAGGATCCCTACGAGCGACAGACGGTGCTGATGTGGGGCACCACGCACTCGAGTGGGGTTCCCCTCAACAGTCTGCAGGGCGGACGAAGTGGAACTGGAAATCCAGGCTCCCCGCAGCGAACCACTCCGCTGACCAATGGTCTGGGCTACGCCGCTGcgaacaataacaacaacgaGCACGAGCCTGCAACGGCGGCCAAGTGGAACGGGACAAAGGAGCTGCCGGGCAAGTCGGCCAGTGCCAGTACGCCGGAGAGCTACCAAATGCAGCACGATGACTCCGGCCTGTACTCCGCCTCCTCGCACACCACCTcgccccagcagcagcaacagcagttgCAGCAATCGCAACGCGGAGGAGTTGTTTCCAAT ATCATCCTCACCacccatcagcagcagcagcattcgcagcagcagcagcagctgagtGGTTATCCACTTCACCAGCAGCTGGTGGGAGTTGGATCAGGATCATCGCCACCTCCCCCGCCGCCAGCCTCCCTATCCCGCTCGCCCACGGCCTTGCCAGCGGTCAGCAGTCTGCTCAACGGATCGGCGGCTGCTGCATCAGATATACCCTACCAGCAGCTGGCCATTGTGTCCGCTCCCCTGGTGATCTGCGCCGAGGAGGTGGGCGTGGGCGGTCGAAAGTCAGCAAAGCAGCAACAGTCcctgcagcaactgcagcagcagcagacgctgcaacagcagcagcatgcaatataccagcagcaacaccaccacaCGCAGCATcatccgcatccacatccgcatcaTCAGCTGCTCTATCCGGCGAACATTACGGCGCACACGGCCCTGGCCTACGCCCCGCCAACCGCCGGGGGGGCGTACGCCGATGGCAGTCCGCTGCTCTCCTTCTCCGAGGTGACCAACACGCTGCTGAACCAGTGA
- the LOC108025271 gene encoding uncharacterized protein LOC108025271 isoform X1 has protein sequence MSQLGTVYATKRRRRNGKSLKPPPKDGVTKSNPSKRHRERLNAELDLLASLLPFEQNILSKLDRLSILRLSVSYLRTKSYFQVVMHKDKEENGVLPHIHAHDGYRTRELGAFEHGLLDGDMFLQALNGFLMILTCEGEVFFATHSIESYLGFHQSDIVHQSVYELVHSEDREELQRQLLWNSFLPADMSSMQLAETLAPDKALYLERSFTVRFRCLLDNTSGFLRLDIRGRIKVLHGQNRKTEEPPLALFAYCTPFGPPSLLEIPHKENMFKSKHKLDFSLVSMDQRGKHILGYADAELVNMGGYDLVHYDDLAYVASAHQELLKTGASGMIAYRYQKKDGEWQWLQTSSRLVYKNSKPDFVICTHRQLMDEEGHDLLGKRTMDFKVSYLDTGLASTYFSEADQLVVPPSASPTAHALPPPVTPTRPNRRYKTQLRDFLSTCRSKRKLQQQQNQQQTQQTSPLGGQVGSPAPAVAVEYLPDPAAAVAAAYSNLNPMYTTSPYASAADNLYMGSSMPANAFYPVSENLFHQYRLQGAVGGYYTDYPHSGAPASAYVANGFLSYDGYAIASKADEKWQETGKYYSGYSSGYGSPTSTPQQIPLKTPKSSPQVMEVISCSSDGPSPVGGATPNGVGQSVTPKVELAATTAAAAAAGQDPYERQTVLMWGTTHSSGVPLNSLQGGRSGTGNPGSPQRTTPLTNGLGYAAANNNNNEHEPATAAKWNGTKELPGKSASASTPESYQMQHDDSGLYSASSHTTSPQQQQQQLQQSQRGGVVSNVSAPSSSLTSTGTDQQAVHPPSCHQQQQQQQQQQQQQHHHAHPHPHSHHHHHHHHHHETAHQHGSEIILTTHQQQQHSQQQQQLSGYPLHQQLVGVGSGSSPPPPPPASLSRSPTALPAVSSLLNGSAAAASDIPYQQLAIVSAPLVICAEEVGVGGRKSAKQQQSLQQLQQQQTLQQQQHAIYQQQHHHTQHHPHPHPHHQLLYPANITAHTALAYAPPTAGGAYADGSPLLSFSEVTNTLLNQ, from the exons CCTGAAGCCGCCGCCCAAGGATGGCGTCACAAAGAGCAATCCATCAAAGCGGCATCGGGAGCGCCTCAACGCCGAGCTGGACCTCCTGGCCTCGCTGCTGCCCTTCGAGCAGAACATCTTGAGCAAACTGGATCGACTGAGCATTCTAAGGCTGTCCGTTAGTTATTTAAGAACCAAAAGTTATTTTCAAG TTGTTATGCATAAGGATAAGGAGGAGAACGGAGTCCTGCCCCACATACACGCACACGACGGCTACAGGACGCGGGAGCTGGGAGCCTTCGAGCACGGCCTGTTGGATGGTGATATGTTCCTCCAG GCCCTAAATGGATTTCTAATGATACTGACATGCGAAGGCGAAGTCTTCTTTGCCACGCACAGCATCGAGAGCTATTTGGGTTTTCATCAG TCGGACATTGTCCACCAGTCGGTGTACGAACTGGTGCACTCGGAGGACCGCGAGGAGCTGCAGCGCCAGCTGCTGTGGAACAGCTTCCTGCCCGCCGACATGTCCAGCATGCAGCTGGCGGAGACCCTGGCGCCGGACAAGGCGCTCTACCTGGAGCGCAGCTTCACCGTCCGCTTCCGCTGCCTGCTGGACAACACGAGCGGCTTCCTGCGCCTGGACATCCGCGGCAGGATCAAGGTCCTGCACGGCCAGAACCGCAAGACGGAGGAGCCCCCACTGGCGCTCTTCGCCTACTGCACACCCTTCGGACCGCCCAGCCTGTTGGAGATCCCGCACAAGGAGAACATGTTCAAGTCCAAGCACAAGCTGGACTTCTCGCTGGTGTCGATGGACCAGCGGGGCAAGCACATCCTGGGCTACGCGGACGCCGAGCTGGTCAACATGGGCGGCTACGATCTGGTGCACTACGATGACCTGGCCTACGTGGCTAGTGCCCATCAGGAGC TTCTGAAGACGGGCGCCTCCGGCATGATCGCCTATCGGTACCAAAAGAAGGACGGCGAATGGCAGTGGCTGCAGACGAGCTCGCGGCTGGTCTACAAGAACTCCAAGCCGGACTTTGTGATCTGCACGCACCGCCAGCTGATGGACGAGGAGGGCCACGATCTGCTCGGCAAGCGCACGATGGACTTCAAGGTCAGCTACCTGGACACGGGACTGGCGTCCACATACTTCTCCGAGGCGGACCAGCTGGTGGTGCCGCCGAGTGCCTCTCCCACGGCCCACGCCCTGCCGCCGCCGGTGACGCCGACGCGACCAAATCGTCGCTACAAGACGCAGTTGCGCGACTTCCTGTCCACCTGCCGCAGTAAACGcaagttgcagcagcagcagaatcaGCAGCAGACTCAGCAAACCTCGCCCCTGGGTGGCCAGGTGGGATCCCCTGCTCCAGCCGTGGCCGTGGAGTACTTGCCCGATCCGGCGGCTGCGGTGGCCGCCGCCTACTCCAACCTGAATCCCATGTACACGACCTCGCCGTACGCCAGTGCAGCCGACAATCTCTACATGGGCAGCTCTATGCCGGCCAACGCCTTCTACCCGGTCAGCGAGAACCTCTTCCATCAGTACCGGCTGCAGGGCGCCGTCGGTGGCTACTACACAGACTACCCGCACTCCGGAGCCCCTGCCTCGGCTTACGTGGCGAACGGTTTCCTCTCCTACGACGGCTACGCCATCGCCTCCAAGGCGGATGAGAAGTGGCAGGAAACCGGGAAGTACTACAGTGGCTACAGCAGCGGCTATGGCAGTCCAACATCCACGCCACAG CAAATTCCCCTCAAGACGCCCAAGTCTTCACCGCAGGTAATGGAGGTGATATCCTGCTCCTCGGACGGACCCTCGCCAGTGGGTGGTGCCACGCCCAACGGAGTAGGCCAAAGTGTCACGCCCAAAGTGGAGTTGGCCGCCAcaacagctgctgctgctgcagctggacAGGATCCCTACGAGCGACAGACGGTGCTGATGTGGGGCACCACGCACTCGAGTGGGGTTCCCCTCAACAGTCTGCAGGGCGGACGAAGTGGAACTGGAAATCCAGGCTCCCCGCAGCGAACCACTCCGCTGACCAATGGTCTGGGCTACGCCGCTGcgaacaataacaacaacgaGCACGAGCCTGCAACGGCGGCCAAGTGGAACGGGACAAAGGAGCTGCCGGGCAAGTCGGCCAGTGCCAGTACGCCGGAGAGCTACCAAATGCAGCACGATGACTCCGGCCTGTACTCCGCCTCCTCGCACACCACCTcgccccagcagcagcaacagcagttgCAGCAATCGCAACGCGGAGGAGTTGTTTCCAATGTTAGCGCTCCCAGCAGCTCCCTCACCAGCACGGGCACAGATCAGCAGGCGGTGCACCCACCCAGTtgccaccagcaacagcaacagcagcaacaacaacagcagcagcaacatcatcacGCCCACCCACACCCGCACTCGCATCATCACCACcatcatcaccatcaccaCGAGACGGCGCATCAGCATGGCAGCGAG ATCATCCTCACCacccatcagcagcagcagcattcgcagcagcagcagcagctgagtGGTTATCCACTTCACCAGCAGCTGGTGGGAGTTGGATCAGGATCATCGCCACCTCCCCCGCCGCCAGCCTCCCTATCCCGCTCGCCCACGGCCTTGCCAGCGGTCAGCAGTCTGCTCAACGGATCGGCGGCTGCTGCATCAGATATACCCTACCAGCAGCTGGCCATTGTGTCCGCTCCCCTGGTGATCTGCGCCGAGGAGGTGGGCGTGGGCGGTCGAAAGTCAGCAAAGCAGCAACAGTCcctgcagcaactgcagcagcagcagacgctgcaacagcagcagcatgcaatataccagcagcaacaccaccacaCGCAGCATcatccgcatccacatccgcatcaTCAGCTGCTCTATCCGGCGAACATTACGGCGCACACGGCCCTGGCCTACGCCCCGCCAACCGCCGGGGGGGCGTACGCCGATGGCAGTCCGCTGCTCTCCTTCTCCGAGGTGACCAACACGCTGCTGAACCAGTGA
- the LOC108023622 gene encoding uncharacterized protein LOC108023622, translating into MNTVEEECSSLSYNSNPVAEIERDPEVQSQSPSQSQSASPSQFQTPGPQTGARKRKETPIRVRDMINLYNFATQKNQELEQAKSLYFGSISKSEEEQGSDLEGGNSSCNMSLLEDKEKAAVNGGQGTLRVTTSINDDNSADSNAVEKSYQSKTTIRRTSQGVRIIIDIFFDKKESEIDIVGSRVETDIPESRILTDFQQHSLAMKNQEQKPGVQEGPSAPSA; encoded by the exons ATGAACACAGTTGAGGAGGAGTGCAGCAGCCTGTCTTACAACTCTAACCCGGTTGCGGAGATTGAGAGGGATCCGGAGGTCCAGTCGCAGTCCCCATCCCAGTCGCAATCCGCATCGCCATCCCAGTTCCAGACACCTGGGCCGCAGACAGGGGCGCGCAAGCGGAAGGAGACCCCCATCCGGGTGCGTGACATGATCAACCTGTACAATTTCGCCACCCAGAAGAACCAGGAACTGGAGCAGGCCAAGTCCCTGTACTTTGGCTCCATCTCCAAgtcggaggaggagcagggaTCGGACCTAGAGGGCGGCAACAGCTCCTGCAACATGTCGCTGTTGGAGGACAAGGAGAAAGCAGCCGTTAATGGAGG TCAAGGAACCCTTCGGGTGACCACCTCGATCAACGATGACAATTCGGCTGACAGCAATGCTGTAGAAAAGTCCTACCAAAGCAAAACCACCATTCGACGCACTAGTCAAG GCGTGCGTATTATTATTGACATCTTCTTCGACAAGAAGGAAAGCGAGATAGACATTGTGGGCAGCCGCGTGGAGACGGACATCCCCGAGAGCCGCATCCTGACCGATTTCCAGCAGCACTCGCTGGCCATGAAGAACCAGGAGCAGAAGCCGGGGGTCCAGGAGGGGCCCAGCGCCCCGTCCGCCTAG